A DNA window from Hydractinia symbiolongicarpus strain clone_291-10 chromosome 6, HSymV2.1, whole genome shotgun sequence contains the following coding sequences:
- the LOC130647763 gene encoding uncharacterized protein LOC130647763, with translation MAHSEEFFVLFFIFLVTVFLYQRFFKKRKLAIPGQNSIIKDNENYIRLLTCLNYAGRRAALHIMFKHGLPQDKKLLYQKLLLFQPTFLKLKGKKIIKEKEWDLLYPKSKETQYEEFDVTLICIVIQNCTSLTPPIGGWKIKTPQVKDKSIAAYLGHLRAFRNKLSHYGNTKMSNADFETFWSELLIILTGLQFQVSSIQELYNCPLDCTYEYRNAIVKSQVDLCYDKLKDCTVLKRRFSDVVSDHKNLSKRHDIMQQKVETEKSIRQSEVLKIRNQLDGIQLEKERSTYNLLEIYDRVTLLAADVGSLEERVDSQMELSKEEIEDIKKNELSLSGSLVSAPFLNGGQMGGKYCREINFSGNQNLTPDNLRELYNYLHQADAYILDELILYECNLQDFHLKVIQQIVPYIKNLNISHNTCISVSGWKSFTDALLTFGLNRLEHINFEECDINDEDLTSLCPLIARIKSAILNYNKEITPLGLKFLSQVCQQSAPLLLERLELIACDLTDDHLKSISDVIPSLNYLTLCGNSRITSEGLRCISDAISNTGSYQLESLDIRCCNFNDNDMIEIAKLFDKIDEVDCTNNTLMTNLSWKTLLETLYPNENNTIGVFNFVSPITDDNILTVSEIFVRSRQVNLYDQNLSSKHFEVLTDIILDKKDSVLEYLFFVNCNFDDTHFGCLLRLMQSNVVSFWWKNYIHVNDRTLKEGLRELLAEKRFGIQKLELPEFNLTDSHLENIVADICSMSTLDIRKNRKLTPIVFRNIGEKVFKDGSYLLESMCLSDCNIRDDHLEALKYFIPRLKSLDISNNICIKPSGIRKLSAAFFSARCSLDSLNLSACNLTDDHLQALCILVPSVRQVNLDENRSITAKGLKCLANTLSKAPNMRTDKLSFAKCSIEQDGIVALLKIGVYLSILDLSENKSLEPIKCFNFPKTKMIKLEKLDLASCNLKGSLLTEMSDTMLHLCEVDFGCNTAMSVESIRCFSNAICNGKSRLGDVSFRECNFTDNHVEAFSSAVPLIEHVSLKGNKGITDKGWSALSSEIVYAKVLKLHTLDLSNCNLMNEHIMVLKDMFKRIYRIYLSNNGLLTDKSLQHMAEVVTSVDNNQLKIIHFHDCNLTIRQIEALRPILNYVVSISFQGNNSLGKFGLRSLTKSVRSSTCKLSEIDLQNCNLQNKDLDEIKRMLPILDKVEIGGNHFITESGMLEMMDMPCRVTTINNSDNLPQERNLPGFYTYLTKAKKLNLSESRNLTSEIIELICNTITTSPINKLRLMDISKCNLTDVNIATISQLLPFIQELDISGNKQITSKGYTYLAETVKTSKICMLDSLRVANCNIVDEHLKSLSTVIKAIKSLDLSENNHITQLGWQFLTKICTETNIRLECLTLKNCDLSLNEIKALITLVPVLDSFIWSQNFTLLPSDYSFFANAFCSSDGLALRRMEFVHPNINEASIQQLADMLPLVQELTFNDIAVLPLGILEKLSKVLFSECVSLLNSLELSNCFLTDKHMDAICKMTSIFSTIDIRKNALITKEGYKKLAISLQQHSNTNSLKLDTLCLNECILGEEEIQVIAPIFPLLREVQMFDNKGITPQSLKVIADQIAENSNSRLEAVDLSYCNLSEEHLKCMGSMVPFLKKIKFQYTMFTLNQCKYLSNIIHTAKRLNTEELSFVDSDFGDPQIIALAEVVSNVKAVDLSTNRKISAEGLKFLSHYIFNRTWSNLETLTLKNCNMDEEKLGSLARIFLKLKNLVLDDNATITPEALFALFNQSKENLKNYAIPKVSLIDCNITDDHLRKISAFIPYMKELDLSTQRFISSIGLQYITVALLNTKYRKLEIVKLRDCNINASHVKAISTIIPLIKELDLSCNRTITPDVMDAICHAVTSAAKSQLEVLMLNDINLNAEHVEKMIQMVPFLRKLDLSDNRSITPSCLNRLAEATISDCLSNPEEVVLSNCSLREDHLKALCNLAPRIPTLNLSNNKFLTPIGLKLLSNTVWNAMDKLKLSSLSLASCNLKDEHLECLSLLSICIKELDLSENKRISAIGFRAFSGFIKSSELSRLEIVKFKGCGLTATHFDSMAGLIQSVKQINLDSNRNLAGGDLAHLSMAILPLPNQLEYISLEDCNLNDILLRSVCDIVPHTKEINLKQNKTISSVGLNLLKDTLHHLERYSLQTLILSHCNLQAEEFKVVGSILTRVKNIDLTGNKLITSADMSFLSNYICTSRYVKLESITLSDCNITDAHMKFIVELTPYVKRLVLNENNAITFASLEVASKKLKMVLKERGHLELQELHLKDCSLTTKWNELSFWNMYFKIFV, from the exons aaaattagcCATTCCTGGTCAGAACAGCATAATCAAAGACAATGAAAACTATATTAGGCTGTTAACTTGTTTAAACTATGCTGGAAGAAGAGCTGCTCTTCATATTATGTTTAAACATGGCTTGCCACAAGATAAAAAGTTGTTATACCAAAAATTACTGTTGTTTCAGCCAACATTCTTAAAgcttaaaggaaaaaaaatcataaaagaaAAGGAATGGGATTTATTATATCCAAAATCGAAAGAGACTCAATACGAAGAATTTGACGTCACCTTGATTTGTATAGTTATACAGAATTGTACGAGTCTTACCCCACCAATTGGAGGCTGGAAGATCAAAACCCCACAAGTAAAGGACAAGAGCATCGCTGCATACTTGGGGCATCTACGAGCATTTAGAAACAAACTTTCACATTATGGAAACACAAAAATGTCCAATGCAGACTTTGAAACATTTTGGTCGGAACTTTTAATCATTTTAACAGGTCTCCAATTCCAAGTGTCTTCAATCCAAGAGCTTTATAACTGTCCTTTAGATTGTACATATGAATATCGTAATGCCATTGTAAAGTCACAAGTGGATTTATGCTACGATAAATTGAAGGACTGCACTGTCCTTAAAAGAAGATTTTCAGACGTTGTAAGCGATCATAAAAATCTTTCTAAAAGGCATGACATAATGCAACAAAAAGTGGAAACTGAAAAAAGCATCAGACAGAGTGAAGTGTTGAAAATACGCAATCAGTTGGATGGTATCCAGCTAGAAAAAGAAAGGTCTACATACAATCTACTGGAAATATATGATCGTGTGACTTTACTAGCTGCTGATGTTGGTTCACTGGAGGAAAGAGTGGACAGCCAGATGGAGTTGTCAAAGGAGGAAATAGAAgatatcaaaaaaaatgaattatcaCTGTCAGGATCTTTAG tttcaGCACCTTTTCTGAATGGCGGCCAAATGGGAGGAAAATATTGTAGAGAAATCAATTTTAGTGGAAACCAGAACCTTACTCCTGACAATTTGCGCGAACTTTATAACTACTTGCATCAAGCTGATGCGTACATACttgatgaattgatattgtacGAATGTAATCTTCAAGATTTTCATTTGAAGGTTATACAACAAATTGTTCCATACATAAAGAATCTGAACATATCTCACAACACTTGTATCAGTGTTAGTGGATGGAAAAGTTTCACAGATGCTTTGTTAACCTTTGGTTTAAACCGTTTAGAACATATAAACTTTGAAGAATGTGATATTAATGACGAAGATCTGACTTCATTGTGTCCCCTCATAGCAAGAATAAAGTCAGCTATTCTGAATTATAATAAGGAAATAACTCCATTAGGTCTAAAGTTTCTATCACAAGTTTGTCAGCAATCTGCTCCGTTATTATTGGAACGCTTAGAATTAATAGCTTGTGACTTAACCGATGATCATCTTAAATCTATTTCTGATGTTATTCCTTCTCTTAACTACTTAACGTTGTGTGGAAATTCACGAATCACATCAGAAGGATTAAGATGTATTTCTGATGCAATAAGCAATACGGGTTCATATCAACTAGAATCGCTTGACATAAGGTGTTGCAACTTTAATGATAATGATATGATAGAAATAGCAAAACTTTTTGACAAAATTGATGAAGTGGATTGCACCAATAATACCCTGATGACAAATTTATCATGGAAGACACTTCTGGAAACGCTATACCCAAACGAAAACAACACAATCGGTGTATTTAATTTTGTAAGTCCAATCACAGATGACAATATCTTAACAGTTTCTGAAATATTTGTTCGATCAAGGCAAGTTAATCTGTATGATCAGAATCTCAGTTCTAAGCATTTTGAAGTGCTCACAGACATCATTCTTGATAAGAAGGATTCTGTGCTTGAGTATCTTTTTTTTGTGAATTGTAACTTTGATGATACTCATTTTGGTTGTTTGCTAAGACTAATGCAATCGAATGTCGTTAGTTTTTGGTGGAAAAACTATATACATGTGAATGATCGCACACTGAAAGAAGGGCTTCGTGAACTATTGGCTGAAAAAAGGTTTGGTATTCAAAAACTAGAGTTACCAGAATTTAATCTAACTGATTCGCATTTGGAAAACATAGTAGCTGATATTTGCTCTATGTCAACATTAGACATTCGGAAAAATAGAAAACTAACACCAATTGTGTTTAGAAACATAGgcgaaaaagtttttaaagatgGCTCATATCTTTTGGAGTCCATGTGCCTAAGTGATTGTAACATCAGGGATGATCATTTGGAAGCACTGAAGTATTTCATTCCTCGCCTTAAGTCATTGGATATTTCAAACAATATTTGCATTAAACCATCCGGGATCCGAAAGTTATCCGCAGCATTTTTCAGTGCAAGGTGCAGTTTGGATAGTCTCAATCTCTCTGCATGCAATTTAACAGATGATCACCTTCAAGCACTTTGCATACTCGTGCCGTCCGTAAGACAAGTCAACCTAGACGAGAATAGATCCATCACTGCAAAAGGTTTAAAATGCTTAGCAAATACGCTGTCTAAAGCACCTAATATGCGAACTGATAAGCTGTCTTTTGCAAAATGCAGTATTGAACAAGATGGTATTGTCGCGTTGTTAAAAATTGGGGTATACCTTTCCATACTTGATCTGAGCGAAAACAAATCTTTAGAACcaattaaatgttttaattttccaaagacaaaaatgataaaacttGAGAAACTAGATCTCGCCTCTTGCAATTTAAAGGGATCGCTGTTAACAGAAATGTCTGACACCATGTTACATTTATGCGAGGTGGACTTTGGATGTAATACAGCAATGTCTGTTGAAAGTATAAGGTGTTTTTCCAATGCTATATGCAACGGTAAAAGTCGGTTAGGTGACGTTTCATTTCGCGAGTGTAATTTCACTGATAATCATGTGGAAGCGTTTTCTAGTGCAGTACCTTTAATAGAGCACGTCTCCTTGAAAGGAAATAAAGGCATAACAGATAAAGGATGGAGTGCATTATCAAGCGAAATTGTGTATGCAAAGGTGCTAAAATTACATACCCTTGATCTCTCAAATTGCAATCTTATGAACGAACATATTATGGTGTTAAAAGATATGTTCAAAAGAATATATCGAATTTATCTTAGTAATAACGGATTACTCACGGATAAAAGTTTGCAGCATATGGCAGAAGTAGTTACAAGTGTTGATAATAATCAGTTGAAGATAATACACTTTCATGATTGCAATTTAACCATACGTCAAATTGAGGCTTTGCGCCCCATTTTGAATTACGTCGTGAGCATATCATTTCAAGGAAATAACAGTTTAGGAAAATTTGGTCTACGCAGCCTTACAAAGTCAGTTCGTTCAAGCACGTGCAAACTTTCAGAAATTGATCTTCAAAACTGTAATTTACAGAATAAAGATTTGGATGAGATCAAGAGAATGTTACCAATATTGGATAAAGTTGAAATAGGAGGTAACCACTTTATTACAGAGTCTGGCATGCTGGAAATGATGGATATGCCCTGTCGAGTAACCACAATTAACAATTCTGATAATTTGCCTCAAGAGAGAAACCTCCCTGGTTTCTATACATATCTTACAAAAGCAAAGAAGTTGAATCTGTCAGAAAGCAGAAATCTCACATCAGAAATAATTGAGTTGATTTGTAATACTATCACTACCTCGCCAATAAACAAACTTCGACTCATGGACATTTCAAAATGCAATTTAACTGACGTAAATATTGCAACAATTTCACAGTTATTACCATTTATACAAGAACTTGATATCAGTGGAAATAAACAAATTACAAGCAAAGGTTATACTTATCTGGCTGAAACAGTGAAGACTTCAAAGATATGCATGCTAGATTCTCTTCGTGTTGCGAATTGCAACATTGTTGATGAACACCTAAAGTCATTAAGTACAGTGATCAAGGCTATTAAATCATTGGATTTGAGTGAAAACAACCACATTACTCAACTTGGATggcaattcttaacaaaaatctGTACAGAAACAAACATTAGATTGGAATGTCTCACACTAAAGAATTGTGATCTATCGTTAAATGAAATTAAGGCTTTAATAACGCTGGTGCCCGTGCTGGATAGTTTCATTTGGTCACAGAATTTTACGTTGCTGCCTTCAgattattctttttttgcaaATGCTTTTTGCTCATCTGACGGTTTAGCTTTGCGACGAATGGAGTTTGTGCATCCAAATATAAATGAAGCTAGTATTCAACAGTTGGCTGATATGTTACCGCTGGTTCAAGAACTGACCTTCAACGATATAGCTGTGTTGCCATTAGGCATCCTGGAGAAATTATCAAAAGTTCTTTTCAGCGAATGTGTCAGTCTGTTAAACAGCTTGGAATTATCGAATTGCTTTTTAACAGACAAGCATATGGATGCTATTTGTAAAATGACAAGCATTTTCTCTACGATTGATATTCGAAAGAATGCATTAATAACAAAAGAGGGATACAAAAAATTGGCAATTTCTTTGCAGCAGCACTCAAACactaattcattgaaattggaTACTCTTTGTCTGAATGAATGCATTTTGGGTGAAGAAGAGATTCAAGTCATTGCGCCAATTTTTCCTTTATTACGGGAAGTACAAATGTTTGATAACAAAGGAATTACTCCACAAAGTTTAAAAGTGATTGCTGatcaaatagcagaaaattcaAATAGCAGACTAGAGGCAGTTGATTTATCCTACTGCAACTTATCCGAAGAACATCTGAAATGCATGGGTAGCATGGttccatttctgaaaaaaattaaatttcagtaCACCATGTTCACTCTAAATCAATGCAAATACTTGTCAAACATTATCCACACAGCTAAAAGACTAAACACTGAAGAACTGTCATTTGTTGATAGTGACTTTGGAGACCCACAAATTATTGCATTGGCAGAAGTCGTTTCAAATGTCAAAGCAGTGGATTTGAGCACTAACAGAAAAATTAGTGCTGAAGGATTGAAGTTTCTGTCACATTACATCTTCAATAGAACATGGTCCAATTTGGAAACactaacattaaaaaattgtaacatGGATGAAGAAAAATTAGGATCGTTGGCAAGAATTTTTCTTAAGTTGAAAAATCTTGTACTTGATGATAACGCCACTATTACTCCAGAAGCGTTATTCGCCTTGTTTAATCAATCcaaggaaaatttaaaaaattatgctaTTCCCAAGGTGTCGTTAATTGATTGTAACATTACAGACGATCACTTACGAAAGATATCTGCTTTTATTCCCTACATGAAGGAATTAGACCTGTCTACACAGAGATTCATATCTTCAATAGGTCTCCAATACATCACTGTTGCTTTACTTAACACTAAGTACAGAAAATTGGAAATAGTAAAACTGCGTGATTGCAACATTAATGCGTCGCACGTTAAAGCTATATCGACTATCATACCATTGATTAAAGAACTAGACTTAAGCTGCAACAGAACGATTACACCTGATGTGATGGATGCTATATGTCATGCGGTTACCAGTGCAGCTAAAAGCCAGTTGGAAGTATTGATGTTAAACGATATCAACCTTAATGCAGAGCACGTTGAAAAGATGATTCAGATGGTCCCTTTTCTTCGAAAGTTGGATTTAAGTGACAACAGGTCAATTACGCCATCATGTCTAAATCGTCTCGCTGAAGCAACAATCAGCGACTGCTTGAGCAATCCCGAGGAAGTTGTTCTCAGTAATTGTAGTCTACGAGAAGATCATTTGAAAGCATTGTGCAACCTAGCTCCACGGATACCTACTTTGAATTTAAGcaacaacaaatttttaacaCCGATTGGCTTGAAACTTTTGTCCAACACAGTATGGAATGCAATGGATAAACTCAAACTGTCATCTCTCTCATTGGCCAGCTGCAATCTGAAAGACGAACATTTGGAGTGTTTGTCTTTGTTAAGCATATGCATCAAAGAATTGGATTTGAgtgaaaataaaagaatatctGCGATTGGATTCAGAGCATTTTCAGGATTCATCAAATCATCTGAGTTAAGTAGATTGGAGATCGTTAAATTCAAAGGTTGCGGTTTAACAGCGACACATTTTGATTCAATGGCAGGTTTAATACAAAGTGTAAAACAAATTAACCTGGATAGCAACAGAAATTTGGCGGGAGGTGATTTGGCTCATCTTTCTATGGCAATTTTGCCATTGCCAAATCAACTGGAATATATCAGTTTGGAAGACTGCAATTTGAATGATATTCTTTTACGAAGTGTATGTGACATTGTGCCTCATACGAAGGAAATCAATTTAAAGCAAAACAAGACAATCTCTTCTGTAGGTTTAAACCTATTGAAAGATACTCTGCATCATTTGGAAAGGTATTCATTGCAAACATTAATTCTAAGCCATTGCAATCTACAAGCTGAAGAATTTAAAGTTGTTGGATCTATCTTGACAAGGGTAAAAAACATTGACTTGACTGGTAATAAGCTGATTACCAGTGCTGATATGTCGTTTCTGTCGAATTACATCTGCACTTCACGTTATGTAAAGTTAGAATCGATCACGTTAAGTGATTGCAACATCACAGACGCTCATATGAAGTTCATTGTGGAGTTGACACCATATGTGAAGAGATTGGTGCTAAATGAAAACAACGCGATCACATTTGCATCGCTTGAAGTGGCGTCAAAGAAACTTAAGATGGTTTTAAAGGAGCGTGGGCATTTGGAATTGCAAGAATTACATTTGAAGGATTGTTCTTTAACAACAAAATGGAATGAATTGAGTTTCTGGAATATGTACTTCAAGATCTTCGTATAA
- the LOC130647764 gene encoding sodium/potassium-transporting ATPase subunit beta-1-interacting protein 3-like: MKEHSILMLEELMMKKWIATCNQCCSMKYYGPRQIKKLRNCFSLLLLLHLILLVERVIIDGFGRIYLLIVLNVITAVFVVCGVVGLLKYQVKLLLAYVVWLVIWIGFNVFVITLYLNIGKLSHKNNWLSLQYNERSWFRENGIGCKVNDTMPIYADMRVTDCVMKYEHMEIIQACLQILISLINLCMSCWLACKLSEDNDEDTFGFVGGFDPLSARVAPTRSSHPKIKYLEDDEYEI; the protein is encoded by the exons CGACATGCAATCAATGTTGCAGTATGAAATATTACGGCCCACGACAGATTAAGAAGTTACGTAATTGTTTTTCATTGTTGCTGTTATTGCATTTG ATTTTGCTTGTTGAGAGAGTCATTATAGATGGGTTTGGTCGTATTTATTTATTGATCGTTTTAAATGTTATCACAGCAGTGTTTGTCGTTTGTGGTGTTGTGGGTTTGTTGAAGTATCAAGTCAAGCTTCTGCTTGCA TATGTTGTTTGGTTGGTGATATGGATTGGTTTTAATGTGTTTGTCATCACACTGTATTTGAACATTGGAAAATTATCACAC aaaaacaattggttGAGTTTGCAGTACAATGAACGAAGTTGGTTCAGGGAAAATGGAATTGGCTGCAAAGTGAATGATACGATGCCAATTTATGCAGACATGAGAGTTACTGACTGTGTAATGAAATACGAG caCATGGAAATCATACAAGCCTGTCTGCAAATCCTAATTTCA TTAATCAATCTCTGCATGTCGTGTTGGTTAGCTTGCAAGTTGAGCGAAGATAACGATGAAGACACGT ttggaTTTGTCGGTGGTTTCGACCCCTTATCTGCTCGCGTTGCTCCCACCAGGTCCTCGCATCCTAAAATTAAAT acCTTGAAGACGACGAGTATGAAATTTAA
- the LOC130647767 gene encoding 39S ribosomal protein L40, mitochondrial-like: protein MALIQLYKVQPIGVICSTPLRAICTSSFLRHNPGLKKKGKALLDQKKLQKQKEKQESRQRKQVITPPVDPDSIPDPSWFNSVRQRSCRPLTSDEVERNELLQKEWTRYLMRKHIDDLRVLRDKVKSRNDALRELKKESDFLYQEALKVDKSIFPLILSGPMDTPPLDGYEPPDFVD, encoded by the coding sequence ATGGCATTAATACAATTATATAAAGTTCAACCTATTGGTGTCATATGTTCAACCCCATTAAGAGCTATCTGTACATCGTCTTTTTTACGACATAACCCAGGCTTAAAGAAGAAAGGAAAGGCTTTGCTCGATCAAAAAAAGCTTCAGAAACAAAAGGAAAAACAAGAATCAAGACAGCGCAAACAAGTAATTACTCCACCCGTTGATCCTGACTCAATACCAGACCCTTCCTGGTTTAATTCTGTTAGACAAAGATCTTGCAGGCCTTTAACTAGTGATGAGGTTGAGAGAAATGAACTGCTGCAGAAAGAATGGACACGTTACCTGATGAGAAAACATATTGATGATTTGAGGGTTTTGCGAGATAAGGTTAAAAGTAGAAACGATGCATTACGAGAGTTGAAAAAAGAGTCAGATTTTCTTTATCAAGAGGCTCTTAAAGTGGACAAAAGCATATTTCCTTTGATATTATCAGGACCTATGGACACTCCACCTTTAGATGGGTATGAGCCACCAGATTTTGTggattaa